One Mycolicibacterium sp. ND9-15 genomic window, CTACACCGGTTCGCTGGCCTGCGTGCCCAGCCGCCCGACGATCTTCACCGGCCACTACCCCGACCTGCACGGCGTCACGCAGACCGACGGCATCGGCAAGGTCTACGACGACTCCCGCATGCGATGGCTGCGCCCGAACGAGGTGCCCACACTGGGCAACTGGTTCCGCGCGGCCGGCTACGACACGCACTACGACGGCAAATGGCACATCTCGCACGCGGACCTCACCGATCCCGCCACCGGTCAGCCGTTGGCGACCAACGACGACAACGGCGTCGTCGACCCGAAAGCAGTGCAGCGCTACCTCGACGCCGATCCACTTGCGCCGTACGGGTTTTCGGGATGGGTCGGCCCGGAGCCGCACGGCGCGCCGCTGGCCAACGCGGGGGTGCGGCGCGACCCGCTCATCGCCGACCGGATCGTGGCGTGGTTGAAAAACCGCTACGCCCGGCGTCACGCGGGTGACGTCGACGCGCAGCGCCCGTTCCTGTTGGTGGCGAGCTTCGTCAACCCGCACGACATCGTGCTGTTCCCGGCGTGGCAGCGGCGCAGCCCGGTGAAGCCGACGCCGCTGGATCCGCCACCGGTACCGCCGGCGCCGACGGCCGAGGAGGACCTGTCGACCAAGCCCGCCGCGCAGATCGCGTACCGGGAGGCCTACTACTCGGGGTACGGCCCGGCGCCGGCGATCGACCGCACCTACACCCGTCAGGCCCAGCACTACCGCGACCTGTACTACCGGCTGCACGCCGAGGTCGACGCGCCGATCGACCGCGTGCGGCGTGCGGTGACCGAGGGAGGCTCGGAGAACGCGGTGCTGGTACGCACGTCCGATCACGGCGATCTGCTCGGCGCGCACGGCGGCCTGCACCAGAAGTGGTTCAACCTGTACGACGAGGCGACGCGGGTCCCGTTCGTGGTGGCCCGAATCGGTGCTCGGGCGACGTCGGCGCGGGCGGTGTCGGCGCCGACGTCGCACGTGGACATCGTGCCGACACTGCTGGGCGCGGCGGGTATCGACGTCGAGACGGTGGCGGCGTCGCTGGCCGAGACCTTCTCCGAGGTGCACGCACTGCCGGGCCGCAACCTGATGCCGGTGGTGGACGGCGCCGCGGCCGACGAGTCGCGAGCCGTGTACCTGATGACGCGCGACAACGTGCTCGAGGGCGACACCGGCGCGTCGGGTCTGGCGCGCAAACTGAAGCGGTCAACGAATCCCCCTGCGCCGCTGCGTATCCGGATACCAGCGCATGTGGCGTCGAACTTCGAGGGTCTGGTGCTGCGTGTCGATGAGCACCGCGGCGAGGGGCATCTGTGGAAACTGGTGCGCACCTTCGACGATCCGGCGACCTGGACCGAGCCCGGGGTCCGACATCTTGCGGCGAACGGCATCGGCGGTGAGGCCTACCGGACATCGCCGCTCGACGACCAGTGGGAGCTGTACGACCTGACCGACGACCCGGCCGAGGCCCGCAACCGGTGGGCCGATCCGGACCTGCACGAACTGCGCCAGCATCTGCGGGTAGAGCTCAAGCAGGCCCGTGCAGCGTCCGTCCCGGAACGAAACAACCCGTGGCCGTACTCGCCGCGTCGCACGCCCCCCGCGCATCCCGGCCTGCTCCGGCGGGTGCTCAGACGCGTCTGAACCGACGTCGGCGCGCTGACCGTGCCCGACGGCCTCTGGTGTGTACAGTCGGACTGCCTGACGAGCTCCGCCTGTCGCATCGACCGTGGCGACGGATCACCTAGTACGGCGCTGTCACGCCGGGGCTGGAGATTCCAGTGAGCCAATTCACCGACACGATGTACCGGAATGCCCGGTGGAGCACCAAGGGGATGGTCACCGGCGAACCGGTCGCCCCCGTCCGACACACGTGGGCCGAAGTGAACGAGCGGGCCGGCCGCATCTCGGGTGGGCTGGCGGCGGCGGGCATTGGACACGGCGACGCGATCGCCGTACTGGCCGGCGCCCCCGTCGAAATCGCACCGACCGCCCAGGGCATCTGGATGCGCGGCGCCAGCCTGACCATGCTGCACCAACCGACGCCGCGCACCGACCTGGTCCGCTGGGCTGAGGAAACGACCGCGGTGATCGACATGATCGCCGCCAGGGCCGTCGTTGTCAGTGAACCCTTCATGGCGGCCGCGCCCGTGCTGGACGGACTCGGCATGACGGTACTGACCATCGAGTCGCTACTGGCGGGCCAGTCCGCCGACCCGATCCAGACCACCGACGACGACGTCGCGCTGATGCAGCTGACGTCGGGGTCCACCGGTTCCCCCAAGGCCGTTCAGGTCACGCACGCCAACATCGTCGCCAACGCCGAGGCCATGACGGTCGGCTGCGATTTCGACATCGACACCGACGTGATCGTCAGCTGGCTGCCCTGCTTCCACGACATGGGGATGACGGGCTACCTGACGGTGCCGATGTACTTCGGCGCCGAACTGGTGAAGATCACCCCGATCGATTTCCTGAACGATACGTTGTTGTGGGCCAAGCTGATCGACAAGTACAAGGGCACCATGACGGCCGCCCCGAACTTCGCCT contains:
- a CDS encoding sulfatase-like hydrolase/transferase, with the translated sequence MTERPDIIIVMTDEERAVPPYEAPEVLAWRRDTLTGRRWFDEHGVSFEKHYTGSLACVPSRPTIFTGHYPDLHGVTQTDGIGKVYDDSRMRWLRPNEVPTLGNWFRAAGYDTHYDGKWHISHADLTDPATGQPLATNDDNGVVDPKAVQRYLDADPLAPYGFSGWVGPEPHGAPLANAGVRRDPLIADRIVAWLKNRYARRHAGDVDAQRPFLLVASFVNPHDIVLFPAWQRRSPVKPTPLDPPPVPPAPTAEEDLSTKPAAQIAYREAYYSGYGPAPAIDRTYTRQAQHYRDLYYRLHAEVDAPIDRVRRAVTEGGSENAVLVRTSDHGDLLGAHGGLHQKWFNLYDEATRVPFVVARIGARATSARAVSAPTSHVDIVPTLLGAAGIDVETVAASLAETFSEVHALPGRNLMPVVDGAAADESRAVYLMTRDNVLEGDTGASGLARKLKRSTNPPAPLRIRIPAHVASNFEGLVLRVDEHRGEGHLWKLVRTFDDPATWTEPGVRHLAANGIGGEAYRTSPLDDQWELYDLTDDPAEARNRWADPDLHELRQHLRVELKQARAASVPERNNPWPYSPRRTPPAHPGLLRRVLRRV